In the Dictyostelium discoideum AX4 chromosome 6 chromosome, whole genome shotgun sequence genome, ATTCTCTCATCTGAATATGTTACTCTAATTAATAGTCTTTCAACTGAAAAATGAGGTTTACCAGGTACAGCTTCTTGAACTCTCATTAAACAAAATTGTAATGGTACTGATATTGAAtccatttttatattaaataatctaatttttttttccattaaaCAAagcttgaaaaaaaaaagatagatattattattttagccattataaattattttatattatagaAATAAAACCTACTCTTTTTccattaatatatttattaatacaacaataaaaaattccaccaataataaaaataccaACACTACCAACAACTGCccataatattgaaattcttGAAATGAAAATTGGGAAAATAATACcagcaattaaaaaaacaacattaaataataataaaaaaaagtaattgaaAACTCTATTGAATGATTtcataaattttgaaaattcattttcattaattaaatgagATATCTCCATTGGAGCAATCGTTGGAAATCCATGACCTTTCTTTGCACCACTACCACTTGGtcttaaatcaataattttaaatttatctaaAAATATAGTCGGATTACTATTTGCACATATTCCTGAATTTAATGCACTCTGTGGTAAAATATGATTAcaactaaaattaatattattattattattattattattaatattattattattattattattattattattattattattattattattattattattattattattattattattattattattattattattattaatattattattattattattattattattattattattattattattaatatttgttggTGTATCTTTATTGGTACAATGTTTgattattggtattggttcattaaaataaatgtttaatgtttcattttttaaatcacaaTTTTCCGAATTGGGTAGGTCTGTTTGAATGTTGCTATTATTGATAGTCATTTTGTTTAATATGATACAGAGATAATTTACAtagatataaattatttattttataattggatatttatttatttaaaatttgtaattaaaatttaaaaggaaAGTGTTAAaggtttaattttaaaaaaaaaaaaataaagaaaaataaaataaaataaaataaagtaaaaaataaaataaaattatagttTTGGGGTTTGGACAGTGTTTGGTgtgtgtttgtttttttgtttttagatataaataaataacccCATATTTTCAGTTTGAAGTCAATTTATAGTAATTgtaaaaacaatattttaaCTTGGGggttaattaattatttttttatttttttttattttttaaaatgataaatggggttattattatttgtaaaatggTAATGATAAATCAAACATTATTTTACCaccattttaaaattggtaatattCTCACCCAAAAATGTGATATTTAGATAGAACAgttgtgtttttttaaaataaaaaaataaaaaaaaaaaaaaaattgttttggttagaaaaaaaaaaaaaaaacttattttttgataggatattgtaaattatttgaaaaataagttataaaatattaaatattaaaaatggttttaattttaccagCAAGAAGTATGAATTagtttaaacttttttattttttttttttaatttgaatttgaataattaaaattatacccttttttttttttttttttttttttttttttttttttttttttttcaaaaaaaaaacacaaaattTAGGAAAATTTTTATCAAGTTTAAAAGAAGattgtaaaataaattcaattaaatgtgAAGATGATTCTTTAGAACAAATTACAGTTGATTTATTTAGTGGTAACCAAAAAAGTGAGGCAGTATTATATTTTGAATGGAATAATTTAGGATTAATGAATAGAATTAATGAACAATATCAAACGGTTCATTCAATGAAATTagcaattgaaaatttctttttatcacATGGTGGTATTAGTAAAAATCATTCAAATagttcaatattattttataattggaATCAGTTGGTTCATAGTTTAACATTATTCTATGagaataaagaatttaaatggATTAAACGTCAAGATAGTATTAATgatattggtattggttACATTTTCAGTAAAACAATTGATGATTCTGAACCATTAATAACAAGATTACCTTACCTTTTCAATTCTATGGTATTAGATTCAAAAGATACAAAACATtctgaaaaagaaaatatggAAAATTTACAATCATCTGAATCTGATAGAATTAGAgcaaaacaataaaaattttaaaaaaaaaagtaaataatcataaaaatatctaaatttagaatttatttttttaaaaaaaaaaaattaaaaaaaaaaataataaaaaataaccaaataaattagttttcttagaaattatttttttttttttttttttttttttttttttttccattttttttttttttttttttttttttttcatttttagatttttcaaatttgtAAACAAATAACGccttcattttatttttatcgattttttgaaaacaataattaaataataaaaacaaaataaaaataaaataaaaaaaaaacaacacacACTAttcatataataattatgatatTATGAGTGGTTTAGGCTATTCGAAAGGAGGAGAAggtaataaagataaagataaaatgtCGCCAACAAACAAAAGGCCATTAAGCTCACCCTCATCATctcaatcaaatttaaaatctttaaaaacaaataacaatagtagtagcataaatattaatagtagtaataataagaataataaaaatgtaaaaatagCAGATGATGAAATCGAAGACATTGAAGAATGTGACGATAATTTCACATTTAGACCGAAATCTCAAAGTTTTAtgtcatcatcaaataaaaaacaaatccaTTTACCACTGTCACAGAATTCAATAAGgagtataaataataataataataataataataataataataataataataataataataataataataataataataataataataataatagtattattggAAATAGTGGTAGAATTAAGTTTCAACCATCACCATCCTCTTcaccatcttcttcatcatcatcatcatcctcatccaaatttaataaaccatCATCACCTACATCTTCTTTTATTTTGACATCAgtttcaacatcaacaaatcAAACAGTTaacattataaataaaattaatagtcTCAAAgaggatgaagaagatgaagaaaaatTCTTTTGCATCTATGCTGACAAATGTACAGATAAATCAGATattcatttaaaagaatacaaacataataaaaataatataccTAAACAACAgcaatcatcaaataataaaacatcaCCAACTTCAAATAGAGGATTATCACTTCcgataaacaataataataataatagtaataataactacaataataacaatagtgtAATAAACACGAAACAAACaaaatcaccaccatcaacaccacatattaaagaaaaaacagATAAAGAGTTGAAAAGAGGacttaaagaaaaaaaggaaaaagaagaggaagaaaaaataaaaaaagaacaagaactagcattattaaaaaaggatGAAGaggaattattatcattcaaTGCATTAGATGGGATTATTAAACTTACTCCAATACCTACTTTTCAaacaccacaaccacaattacaacaacaaccacaatcacaaccacaacaacaacctcaatCACAACCATCAAATTCACCAACATTAAAATCAACCTCAATATCAACCACTACATCTACATCTACAAATCTATCGccaccatttaaaaataaactaaagAAAACCCAACAACAGCACCAAGTTTTAATAGAAGATGATATTTTTGATGATTCATTTTTTGCagatattgatattgatgacACAGGTGACATcattaacaacaataacaataacaataacaataacaataacaataacaataacaataacaataataacattcCTAGAAGTAACtcatttaatataaaaaccTCAATGAGTAATatcaaaagaaataatactaatagtaatattaataccaccactacaatcagtaataataataataataataataataataataataataataataataataataataataataataataataataataataataataataataataataatattaataataataataataaaaatgataatagtgaaaatattgataatagtgATAAAATGTTTGTTGATAAACATTTCCCTAGATCAGAATCTGATCTTGTTGtacataaaaaaagaatagatATGGTTAAGATATGGTTACAAAGTAGATTTAAAGAACTTTCAACTAATCAACcaattgtaaatataaaaaaaaataaaaaaaataaaaaaaaataaaaaaaaagttaaggATATAGGTATTTTAGAATAAAAAGAGTTTTGGTTAttaatacatttttttttttaaatattattaattaattaaaataggaacaaaaacttttatttttaacaggACCAACTGGAGTTGgtaaatcatcattaattagAGTATTATCAAAGAGTATGGAATTTGATATTGAAGAATGGATTAATCCATCGATTGTATTGACTAGGGATATGAATGATTCATTATCAACACCTTATAGTTCAACATTGGAAGAATTTAAGAAATGGTTAAAATTTAATGGTCAAGGATTCTCAATCTTTGGTAAtggtaacaataataataaaaagatattgtTTGTTGAAGAATTTCCAAATGTAACATTAGATAATAGGATTGATTTCGTAGAGACATTTGAAAACTTTTTACATTCTAGTAGATACCCATTGATTTTCATTCTGTCTGACACTTTCTCTGGTAATAGTTCATTGTATCAATTGTTTCCATCGAGTttcttaaataataatccacaAATTTTACATATAAACTTTAATCCCATTGCACCAACACAACTATTAAAAACTTTAGAAAAGATTACCTATTTAGAAGGTTACTCTCATTCAATCTCTTCagttcaattaaaatcaatcgCTGATGAAAGTGCCGGTGATATTAGAGCTGCAATTCATTCTTTAGAATTTTACTGTGTTGGTAAAAATCATAAATTAatcaataaatcaacaacaataccaaagaaaaaaagaaatagtggtggtagtggagttaataaaaaacaaaaagatgaaattgaagatataggaaatgattcaaatcttaatattaatggtggtggtggtagtggcaGTAGTAGAGGAATAACAAGAAATAGAGATTcaataataacattatttCATTCAGTtggtaaaattttatataataagaGAATATCAGATTCAAATCCATATAAACCAGAATCAACATGGTATAAACAAAAGTATCATAGGCAATTACCAGAGAATGTTGTTGAAGaagtttttgaaaattctCATATGGATTTCAATACTTTCTTACACTTTATTCATGAAAACTATTCATCATTttatcaatcaattgatgaagTATCCGATTCATTGGATTACCTTTGTGATAGTGATGTTTATGATTCAAAGAAACTTCATTCAAACTCATCAATGTCTACCTATAATGATATGTTACCCAAATCATCAATATCGGTTGCATTAAGAGGTTTCACCTATTGTAAAACACAATCAACTCAAACTAGATTTTTCCATTTCATTAAGCCTAGAATTAATGATTCCTTTTATAAATCAACTCAATATAAACAACAAATCGATAATTGTATCTCAAATAGAATTCAACTTTCAAATGGTGgttattcaaatattaactCTTTCTCTCACATTCCTCAatcaattttacaaaaaaattcattattacttTATACTTTACCATTTATGCgtttaatcaatcaatttaatATACGTTCAAATAATaggaataataataataataataataacaatattaataatagtaataatgacataatatcatcaataatgaaatttgatAACAAACTCttaaatgatttttgttattttaagtcaaaatatgatttaaatcaatataccttttcaaaagataatcaaatctctgaaaataatttcaccTCATTGGATGAAGTGGATGAAAATACCGATTCAAAACAAGAATTAGatgatcaaattaataaaactaataataatgataataatgatgttgATCAAAATagtgaagatgataataaaaataataataataataataataataataataataataataataataataataataataataataatgcacctagatttaattcaatatatGGAAACAATGAAGTTTTACtaattgatgatattgtAGATTAAGTaacataaaataaataatatttaaagttatctttttatttgtttttaatgtatttttttttttttttttttttt is a window encoding:
- the rad17 gene encoding hypothetical protein, which translates into the protein MSGLGYSKGGEGNKDKDKMSPTNKRPLSSPSSSQSNLKSLKTNNNSSSININSSNNKNNKNVKIADDEIEDIEECDDNFTFRPKSQSFMSSSNKKQIHLPLSQNSIRSINNNNNNNNNNNNNNNNNNNNNNNNNNNNSIIGNSGRIKFQPSPSSSPSSSSSSSSSSKFNKPSSPTSSFILTSVSTSTNQTVNIINKINSLKEDEEDEEKFFCIYADKCTDKSDIHLKEYKHNKNNIPKQQQSSNNKTSPTSNRGLSLPINNNNNNSNNNYNNNNSVINTKQTKSPPSTPHIKEKTDKELKRGLKEKKEKEEEEKIKKEQELALLKKDEEELLSFNALDGIIKLTPIPTFQTPQPQLQQQPQSQPQQQPQSQPSNSPTLKSTSISTTTSTSTNLSPPFKNKLKKTQQQHQVLIEDDIFDDSFFADIDIDDTGDIINNNNNNNNNNNNNNNNNNNNNIPRSNSFNIKTSMSNIKRNNTNSNINTTTTISNNNNNNNNNNNNNNNNNNNNNNNNNNNNNNNNNINNNNNKNDNSENIDNSDKMFVDKHFPRSESDLVVHKKRIDMVKIWLQSRFKELSTNQPIEQKLLFLTGPTGVGKSSLIRVLSKSMEFDIEEWINPSIVLTRDMNDSLSTPYSSTLEEFKKWLKFNGQGFSIFGNGNNNNKKILFVEEFPNVTLDNRIDFVETFENFLHSSRYPLIFILSDTFSGNSSLYQLFPSSFLNNNPQILHINFNPIAPTQLLKTLEKITYLEGYSHSISSVQLKSIADESAGDIRAAIHSLEFYCVGKNHKLINKSTTIPKKKRNSGGSGVNKKQKDEIEDIGNDSNLNINGGGGSGSSRGITRNRDSIITLFHSVGKILYNKRISDSNPYKPESTWYKQKYHRQLPENVVEEVFENSHMDFNTFLHFIHENYSSFYQSIDEVSDSLDYLCDSDVYDSKKLHSNSSMSTYNDMLPKSSISVALRGFTYCKTQSTQTRFFHFIKPRINDSFYKSTQYKQQIDNCISNRIQLSNGGYSNINSFSHIPQSILQKNSLLLYTLPFMRLINQFNIRSNNRNNNNNNNNNINNSNNDIISSIMKFDNKLLNDFCYFKSKYDLNQYTFSKDNQISENNFTSLDEVDENTDSKQELDDQINKTNNNDNNDVDQNSEDDNKNNNNNNNNNNNNNNNNNNNNNNAPRFNSIYGNNEVLLIDDIVD